One Rhodobacteraceae bacterium M385 genomic region harbors:
- a CDS encoding gamma-glutamyltransferase family protein codes for MRDFHQPGRSAVFAEQGMCATSHPLAAQAAVSVLQQGGNAVDAAIAGAVLLGICEPQSTGIGGDMFALVAQPDGEIIGLNGSGRAPAGLDADAIRAHHDTMPLYDVSAVTIPGAVDGFCRLHADHGQLPLADVLAPAIHYADAGVPIAPRVALDYATSGEVLQGAGRKHFLQDDKPLPVGARFKAPGQAEVLRRIAAEGRAGFYAGEVLDDMLSSLKALGGTHTAEDFANTACEYVTPLRSTYRDAELIELPPNGQGAAAMLILNMLETFSPQDDPFGAQRAHLEAEATKLGYDARDRFLADPDHVTKLDHMLSKDTAMSLAAMIDPDEAMEDPRTASDNIHKDTVYITVVDKDRRAVSLIYSVFHSFGSGFASDKFGILFQNRGGGFTLEKGHPNEAGPGKRPMHTIIPGMLKLADGSLMPFGVMGGAWQSTGHARFVSNVVDYGMSPQAAIDAPRAFAEAGEVKVERGYSPEMRSVMEGKGHKLMTPVQPIGGAQAIRIHPDGLLEGGSDPRKDGIALGY; via the coding sequence ATGCGCGACTTTCACCAACCTGGACGATCTGCCGTTTTCGCCGAGCAAGGCATGTGTGCCACGTCGCACCCCCTTGCCGCGCAAGCCGCGGTTTCCGTTCTGCAACAAGGCGGTAATGCTGTTGATGCCGCGATTGCGGGCGCGGTGCTGCTTGGCATTTGCGAACCGCAAAGCACCGGCATCGGCGGTGATATGTTCGCCTTGGTGGCACAACCGGACGGAGAGATCATTGGCCTCAACGGCTCGGGTCGTGCGCCTGCCGGGCTGGATGCAGACGCTATCCGCGCCCATCACGACACTATGCCGCTCTATGACGTCAGCGCCGTCACCATCCCCGGCGCGGTGGATGGGTTCTGCCGCCTTCACGCGGACCACGGGCAACTCCCTTTGGCCGACGTTCTTGCCCCTGCCATCCATTATGCAGACGCCGGCGTGCCGATTGCCCCGCGCGTGGCCCTTGATTACGCGACCTCGGGCGAGGTGTTGCAGGGCGCGGGTCGCAAGCATTTTCTGCAAGACGACAAACCCCTGCCGGTGGGCGCTCGGTTCAAGGCCCCCGGTCAGGCCGAGGTGTTGCGCCGGATCGCGGCTGAGGGGCGCGCCGGATTTTATGCGGGCGAGGTGCTGGACGACATGCTGAGCAGCCTAAAGGCGCTTGGTGGCACCCACACGGCCGAAGATTTCGCCAACACCGCTTGCGAATATGTCACCCCGCTACGCTCCACCTACCGCGATGCGGAACTGATCGAACTGCCGCCAAACGGCCAAGGCGCTGCGGCGATGCTGATCCTGAACATGCTGGAAACCTTCTCGCCGCAAGATGACCCCTTCGGCGCGCAACGGGCGCATCTGGAAGCGGAAGCCACGAAACTCGGCTACGACGCCCGCGACAGATTTCTGGCCGATCCCGATCACGTCACTAAGCTGGACCACATGCTGTCCAAAGACACCGCCATGAGCCTTGCCGCGATGATCGACCCCGATGAGGCGATGGAAGACCCCCGCACTGCCTCGGACAATATCCACAAGGACACGGTCTATATCACTGTCGTCGATAAGGACCGCCGCGCCGTGAGCCTGATTTATTCGGTGTTCCATTCCTTCGGGTCGGGCTTTGCCTCGGACAAGTTCGGCATTCTGTTCCAAAACCGGGGCGGCGGTTTCACCCTGGAGAAGGGCCACCCGAATGAGGCCGGGCCGGGCAAACGCCCCATGCACACGATCATTCCCGGCATGTTGAAGCTGGCCGACGGGTCATTGATGCCGTTCGGCGTCATGGGCGGCGCGTGGCAATCCACGGGCCACGCGCGATTTGTGTCCAATGTGGTGGACTACGGGATGAGCCCGCAAGCGGCCATCGACGCCCCCCGCGCCTTTGCCGAAGCCGGAGAGGTCAAGGTAGAACGCGGCTATAGCCCCGAGATGCGCAGCGTGATGGAGGGCAAAGGCCACAAGCTGATGACGCCTGTACAACCTATCGGCGGGGCGCAGGCGATCCGTATTCATCCAGATGGTTTGCTGGAAGGCGGCTCGGACCCGCGCAAGGACGGCATCGCGCTGGGGTATTAA
- a CDS encoding P-II family nitrogen regulator, translated as MKLIIAAIKPFKLEEVREALTAIGVRGMMVTEIKGFGSQSGHTEIYRGAEYAVNFVPKVKLEIVVAASMADQVVETIQSTAKTDKIGDGKIFVLDVQSAVRVRTGETNDDAL; from the coding sequence GTGAAACTCATCATTGCAGCAATCAAGCCGTTCAAGCTGGAGGAGGTCCGCGAAGCACTGACCGCCATCGGCGTGCGCGGCATGATGGTGACAGAGATCAAGGGCTTCGGCTCTCAATCCGGCCACACCGAAATTTATCGCGGCGCGGAATACGCCGTGAACTTCGTTCCAAAGGTGAAGCTAGAGATCGTCGTTGCGGCCTCCATGGCCGACCAAGTTGTGGAAACGATCCAGTCCACCGCCAAGACCGACAAGATCGGCGACGGCAAAATCTTCGTGCTCGACGTTCAGAGTGCCGTGCGTGTGCGCACCGGCGAAACCAACGACGACGCACTGTAA
- a CDS encoding STAS domain-containing protein, with product MNLTYTQHDTVGVVHIAEQRLDASIAIQFKETFRTLTAAGGDVILDLSDVEFLDSSGLGAIVAVYKALGSGRHMALAGLQPPVEKVMLLTRMNSVFPIFASLDAALAAAGPTAAE from the coding sequence ATGAATTTGACTTACACCCAACACGACACCGTCGGTGTTGTTCACATCGCGGAGCAGCGCCTCGACGCGAGCATTGCGATTCAGTTCAAGGAAACTTTTCGGACACTCACCGCCGCCGGGGGTGACGTGATTCTTGACCTGAGCGACGTTGAGTTTCTGGATTCGAGCGGACTTGGGGCCATCGTGGCCGTCTATAAGGCATTGGGCTCGGGCCGACACATGGCGCTTGCGGGTCTGCAACCGCCTGTTGAAAAGGTAATGCTGCTGACCCGGATGAATTCGGTTTTCCCGATCTTCGCTAGCCTAGATGCAGCACTGGCGGCGGCCGGACCCACTGCCGCAGAATAG
- a CDS encoding PAS-domain containing protein, with product MITFATAAMAVALTTRLLARHGRTPAPDGVSQGAAIGTDVQRRYRFREGYLLSDVDADDAFLEAGIDRTVAYKRLVAALLPLSPDLKSHLSALHDRSDSFLIDGRIGNDAVLIGGRMEEDDVITLSIGPADEKEGRQTVEAATLHALKSELSDLRAALDTGVVPMWKEDESARVTWANAPYFDLVERLRDGEAPGWPLPRVFASELDANPTEGTVRRCKIAMPDRDEPTWYEVSRDLLPGGAALFTAQPADRLVRAESSLRQFLQTTTKTFAALPVGLAVFDRKRQLVTFNPALVALTQAGAEFLSARPDLRSFLDQLREKKRMPEPRDYRSWRDEIAQLEEDAENGTYRQLWELPEGKTFRVMGRPHPDGAIAFMFEDISAEVTLTRQFRADLEMFQAVLDAIPAAIAVFQADGAMIGANEGYGRLWGQDPQILAQMPHLNQACQEWADGCKPSSVWGDIRQFVGHEVERAPWVEVVETKAGIRLAVRMAPTRGRATVVQFLPLDVSLSDPLAELAPDTVTPLLDAARSQVPDDTKRRA from the coding sequence GTGATTACCTTTGCCACTGCCGCCATGGCCGTGGCGCTAACGACCCGACTTTTGGCCAGACATGGGCGCACACCTGCGCCGGATGGGGTGTCTCAAGGTGCGGCTATCGGCACCGATGTGCAGCGCCGTTATCGGTTTCGGGAAGGCTACTTGCTGTCCGATGTGGACGCCGACGATGCCTTTCTTGAGGCAGGCATTGATCGCACCGTCGCCTACAAACGGCTTGTCGCGGCGCTTTTGCCCCTGAGCCCGGACCTGAAATCTCATCTCTCAGCTTTGCACGATCGCAGTGATTCCTTCCTGATCGACGGGCGCATTGGCAATGATGCCGTGTTGATCGGCGGCCGGATGGAGGAAGACGACGTTATCACCCTCTCAATCGGTCCCGCCGATGAGAAGGAGGGGCGCCAAACGGTTGAAGCTGCCACGCTGCATGCCCTCAAGTCCGAGCTCTCAGACCTGCGCGCGGCCCTCGACACCGGGGTTGTCCCGATGTGGAAAGAGGATGAAAGCGCCCGTGTCACTTGGGCAAACGCGCCGTATTTCGACTTGGTCGAACGGCTCCGCGATGGGGAGGCTCCGGGTTGGCCATTGCCCCGCGTCTTTGCTTCGGAGTTGGATGCAAACCCGACAGAGGGCACCGTTCGGCGGTGCAAGATCGCCATGCCGGACCGGGATGAACCAACCTGGTACGAGGTGAGCCGTGATCTTTTGCCCGGCGGCGCAGCCCTTTTCACCGCGCAACCGGCCGACCGCCTTGTGCGGGCCGAAAGCAGCCTGCGTCAGTTCCTGCAAACCACCACCAAGACGTTCGCCGCCTTGCCCGTGGGCCTTGCCGTGTTTGACCGCAAACGTCAGCTTGTAACGTTCAATCCCGCGCTGGTGGCGCTGACTCAGGCGGGGGCCGAGTTTTTGTCGGCGCGGCCCGATCTGCGCTCATTCCTCGATCAACTGCGTGAGAAAAAGCGAATGCCCGAACCTCGCGACTACCGCAGTTGGCGCGATGAGATTGCCCAGCTTGAAGAAGACGCGGAAAACGGCACCTACCGACAGTTGTGGGAACTTCCCGAAGGCAAAACCTTCCGCGTGATGGGGCGCCCGCACCCCGACGGCGCGATTGCTTTCATGTTTGAAGATATCAGCGCAGAGGTCACCCTGACCCGTCAATTCCGCGCCGATCTTGAGATGTTTCAAGCTGTCCTTGATGCCATTCCCGCCGCGATTGCCGTGTTCCAAGCCGATGGCGCAATGATTGGCGCGAACGAGGGTTACGGCAGATTGTGGGGTCAAGACCCGCAAATCCTCGCGCAGATGCCACATCTGAACCAGGCCTGTCAGGAATGGGCCGATGGCTGCAAGCCCAGCTCGGTTTGGGGCGATATCCGGCAGTTTGTCGGCCACGAGGTAGAGCGCGCCCCTTGGGTGGAAGTGGTCGAGACAAAGGCCGGCATAAGGCTCGCGGTGCGCATGGCCCCCACGCGGGGCCGTGCCACGGTGGTCCAGTTTCTGCCCTTGGACGTCAGCCTGTCGGACCCATTGGCCGAGCTTGCCCCTGATACGGTCACCCCCCTTCTGGATGCTGCAAGGTCACAGGTTCCCGACGACACCAAACGCCGCGCGTAG
- a CDS encoding ActS/PrrB/RegB family redox-sensitive histidine kinase, whose translation MAISEPVLDPALRLVQQDSRVDWVRLRTLLVLRWLAILGQTVAVVTAAFYLGLRVELGLCFLAIGASVASNLVAMYVFPENQRLSDRDAMLTLLFDLAQLSFLLFLTGGLNNPFSLLILAPVTISATALTMRSTVILGLLAIFLITCLALWHLPLVSLTGEVLVLPGLFTVGFWVSLVIGILFLSAYARRVASETHRMSQALLATQMALAREQKLTDLGGVVAAAAHELGTPLATIKLTATELMDDLQDQPLLAEDVALIRDQTDRCRDILRSMGRAGKDDIHMRRAPLEAVLQEAAEPHSDRGIALHFDVDPVGDIDDSTPAPQPQIWRKPEVIHGLRNLVQNAVDFAEEQVWIEADWDENCLMVTITDDGPGFPPDLLGRLGDPFLRRRDRAHQDLRPGYQGMGLGLFIAKTLLERSGAGVRFINAADPFLTSDDTKGRSGARVQVTWPNATILAESAQASGALGPNMPIID comes from the coding sequence ATGGCGATAAGTGAGCCCGTATTAGACCCCGCCTTGCGGTTGGTCCAGCAAGACAGCCGCGTCGATTGGGTACGCCTGCGCACGCTGTTGGTTTTGCGCTGGCTGGCGATTTTGGGGCAGACCGTGGCCGTGGTGACGGCGGCGTTCTATCTGGGCCTGAGGGTGGAGCTTGGCCTGTGCTTTCTAGCCATCGGGGCCAGCGTCGCATCGAACCTTGTGGCGATGTATGTGTTCCCCGAAAATCAGCGCCTCAGCGACCGGGACGCGATGCTGACGCTGCTGTTTGACTTGGCACAACTGTCGTTCCTGTTGTTCCTGACGGGCGGGCTGAACAACCCGTTCTCGTTGCTGATCCTTGCGCCCGTCACGATCTCGGCCACGGCGCTGACCATGCGCTCTACGGTGATCTTGGGGCTTCTGGCGATCTTCCTCATCACCTGCCTCGCCCTGTGGCATTTGCCGCTGGTCAGCCTGACCGGAGAGGTCTTGGTGCTGCCCGGCCTGTTCACCGTCGGGTTCTGGGTGTCACTGGTGATCGGCATCTTGTTCCTGTCCGCCTATGCCCGCCGCGTCGCCTCGGAAACCCACCGGATGAGCCAAGCGCTGTTGGCGACGCAAATGGCGCTGGCACGGGAACAGAAGTTGACGGACCTTGGCGGCGTTGTGGCAGCGGCGGCCCATGAATTGGGCACGCCCTTGGCGACGATCAAACTGACAGCAACCGAGTTGATGGACGACCTGCAAGATCAGCCCCTTCTGGCCGAAGACGTGGCGTTGATCCGCGATCAAACGGATCGGTGCCGCGATATCCTGCGCTCTATGGGGCGGGCGGGGAAAGACGATATCCACATGCGGCGCGCGCCCCTGGAAGCCGTGTTGCAAGAAGCCGCAGAACCCCACTCCGATCGTGGGATTGCGCTGCATTTCGACGTCGATCCCGTGGGCGACATCGACGATTCCACCCCCGCGCCACAGCCGCAAATCTGGCGCAAGCCCGAGGTGATCCACGGCCTGCGCAATCTTGTGCAGAACGCAGTGGATTTCGCGGAAGAACAGGTCTGGATCGAGGCCGATTGGGATGAAAACTGCCTGATGGTCACGATCACCGACGATGGCCCCGGCTTCCCCCCTGACCTGCTTGGCCGCTTGGGCGATCCGTTCCTGCGGCGGCGCGACCGCGCCCATCAAGATCTGCGTCCCGGCTATCAGGGGATGGGTCTGGGGCTTTTCATTGCGAAAACGCTTCTGGAACGCTCGGGCGCGGGTGTGCGCTTCATCAATGCGGCGGACCCGTTTTTGACCTCGGACGACACGAAGGGCCGCTCGGGCGCGCGGGTTCAGGTCACATGGCCCAATGCCACAATTCTTGCCGAGAGCGCTCAGGCAAGCGGCGCATTGGGCCCCAACATGCCCATAATAGACTGA
- a CDS encoding ATP-binding protein has protein sequence MTHTKAPDVFQRFQSGTVQVRHALDRARDDVRAAQVDSVTCDTSQIILGEVLNNVVEHAYGFEEGHPIEMSIWLRDDGLWCEILDHGGPMPDGIAPAGRRAQFDPENRQELPEGGFGWAMVRELTQDLNYRRANDTNELVFLIPHTQP, from the coding sequence ATGACACACACAAAAGCGCCTGACGTTTTTCAACGGTTCCAATCGGGGACGGTGCAAGTGCGTCATGCCCTAGACCGGGCCAGAGATGACGTGCGCGCGGCACAGGTTGATTCTGTGACCTGTGACACCTCTCAGATCATTCTGGGAGAGGTGCTCAATAACGTGGTCGAACACGCCTATGGTTTTGAGGAAGGCCACCCGATTGAGATGTCGATTTGGCTGCGCGACGACGGGCTTTGGTGCGAGATTCTGGATCACGGCGGCCCGATGCCCGATGGAATCGCCCCCGCCGGACGACGCGCTCAGTTCGATCCGGAGAATCGCCAAGAGCTGCCCGAAGGGGGATTCGGTTGGGCGATGGTTCGCGAACTCACCCAAGACCTGAATTATCGGCGCGCAAACGACACCAATGAACTGGTGTTTCTGATTCCTCATACGCAGCCCTAG
- the tsaE gene encoding tRNA (adenosine(37)-N6)-threonylcarbamoyltransferase complex ATPase subunit type 1 TsaE, translating to MISLPETDAPALPDWAVIASVDLPSPDATDALAARLAVYLRAGDTLLLSGGLGAGKTHLARALIRAYLGNPLEPVPSPTFTLVQTYEGAGAALWHSDLYRLGDPSEIDELGLLDAMDDAICLIEWPDRLAPDWPENAALLHLERRGDDTREAALFGPAGSDLAQRLAAVLPE from the coding sequence ATGATCTCTTTGCCGGAAACCGATGCCCCCGCGCTGCCCGATTGGGCCGTGATCGCCTCGGTTGATCTGCCCTCTCCCGATGCCACGGATGCCCTCGCCGCGCGGCTCGCGGTTTACCTTCGGGCGGGCGACACGTTGCTGTTGTCGGGCGGGCTGGGGGCCGGGAAAACCCACCTCGCGCGGGCCTTGATCCGGGCCTATCTGGGCAACCCGCTGGAGCCGGTTCCAAGCCCCACCTTCACTCTTGTGCAAACCTACGAAGGCGCAGGCGCGGCCCTGTGGCATTCTGATCTTTACCGTCTTGGCGATCCTTCCGAGATCGACGAACTGGGCCTGCTGGACGCCATGGATGATGCCATTTGCCTGATCGAATGGCCGGACCGACTGGCCCCCGACTGGCCCGAGAATGCCGCGCTCCTGCACCTTGAACGACGCGGCGATGACACCCGCGAAGCCGCACTTTTCGGGCCTGCGGGATCGGACCTCGCACAGCGTCTTGCGGCGGTGCTTCCGGAATGA
- a CDS encoding ammonium transporter, which yields MKTKYLLPAMAAAAIALPTMAAAQDEAALHTSYIFTTLLFLIGGFLVFWMAAGFAMLEAGLVRSKNVAMQLTKNIALFSIAAIMYWLIGFGIMYPAEWLIEGWLGPFFAITSLEPVGLADTETALDYASVGSDFFFQLMFCATTASIVSGTLAERIKLWPFLIFVVVLTGLIYPIEASWQWGGGWLSEAGFSDFAGSTLVHAAGGFAALAGAIILGPRLGKYKDGRVNPIPGSNLALATLGTFILWLGWFGFNGASQLAMGTIADVADISRIFANTNMAAAAGAVACLILTQIMYGKVDLTMVLNGALAGLVSITAEPLAPSLFASLLTGAVGGVIVVFTVPLLDKLKIDDVVGAIPVHLFAGIWGTLAVAFYTGNWGAQIMGIAAIGLFVFVISAVVWAILKATVGIRVSEEDEVNGLDLAELGMEAYPEFSKG from the coding sequence ATGAAAACCAAGTATCTTCTTCCGGCTATGGCGGCAGCAGCAATTGCGCTTCCCACCATGGCAGCGGCCCAGGATGAGGCCGCGCTACACACTTCTTATATCTTCACCACATTGCTGTTCCTGATCGGCGGATTTCTGGTGTTCTGGATGGCCGCAGGCTTCGCGATGCTGGAGGCCGGTCTTGTCCGCTCCAAGAACGTGGCGATGCAGCTGACCAAGAACATCGCGCTCTTCTCGATCGCGGCCATCATGTACTGGCTGATCGGCTTCGGCATCATGTATCCGGCCGAATGGCTGATCGAAGGCTGGCTGGGTCCATTCTTCGCCATCACCTCGCTCGAGCCTGTTGGCTTGGCCGATACTGAAACCGCGCTGGACTACGCTTCTGTCGGTTCGGACTTCTTCTTCCAGTTGATGTTCTGCGCCACGACGGCCTCCATCGTGTCCGGTACGCTGGCTGAGCGTATCAAGCTCTGGCCCTTCCTGATCTTCGTTGTTGTCCTGACAGGCCTGATCTACCCGATCGAAGCTTCCTGGCAGTGGGGCGGCGGCTGGTTGTCTGAAGCGGGCTTCTCCGACTTCGCAGGCTCCACGCTGGTACACGCAGCAGGCGGTTTCGCAGCGCTGGCCGGTGCCATCATCCTTGGGCCCCGCTTGGGCAAATACAAAGATGGCCGTGTAAACCCAATTCCTGGTTCCAACTTGGCGCTGGCAACTCTGGGTACGTTCATCCTGTGGCTCGGTTGGTTCGGCTTCAACGGCGCATCGCAACTGGCGATGGGCACGATTGCAGACGTGGCAGACATCTCTCGCATCTTCGCCAACACCAACATGGCTGCTGCCGCTGGTGCCGTCGCTTGCTTGATCCTGACGCAAATCATGTACGGCAAGGTTGACCTGACAATGGTTCTGAACGGCGCGCTTGCCGGTCTGGTGTCCATCACCGCTGAACCTCTGGCGCCATCGCTGTTCGCTTCGCTTCTGACCGGTGCTGTTGGTGGTGTGATCGTGGTCTTCACGGTGCCTCTGCTCGACAAACTGAAGATCGACGACGTTGTGGGTGCGATCCCTGTTCACCTCTTCGCTGGTATCTGGGGCACGCTGGCCGTGGCCTTCTACACCGGCAACTGGGGCGCACAGATCATGGGTATCGCAGCGATCGGCCTCTTCGTCTTCGTGATCTCCGCCGTAGTTTGGGCGATCCTCAAAGCGACCGTGGGTATCCGCGTCAGCGAAGAGGACGAGGTCAACGGTCTCGATCTGGCAGAGCTTGGCATGGAAGCCTACCCCGAGTTCTCCAAAGGCTAA
- a CDS encoding transglycosylase domain-containing protein, with translation MSPSGNGRRLVADRRASATPKRKSGGGGSGGPRKPRKRAAPRRKSPQRGGVLGFFARVIRFIFRLIWSVIWRSAVVVGLILAIATGYYYTQLPEDVGALQDARQRGSVTLLDRYGETFAWRGEQFGGAIAPTDTSLHLVNAVVATEDRRFFRHLGVSPRGIASAIRINLREGRGPLSGHGGSTITQQVAKLLCLGHGYDPEEFETEAEYEADCRRTTLWRKIQEVPYSLALELRYSKAEILSLYMNRAYLGAGSRGFEAASQRYFGISSTEVNPQQSAMLAGLLAAPSRFAPTRNLERSQERANVVLNLMEREGYLSPASADRARANPATLSAAANQDTGGYFADWIMGEIPDFLGVDTTEDVIIRTTFDPAIQAAAEASIQNVFANQVREGSEAEAAIVVMSADGAVRAMVGGRELSGGGMFNRAVQAVRQPGSAFKPFVYATALDLGWRFDDMILDAELCLNVPGSGQYCPENYTRQFYGMVTLTEALQSSLNTAAVRLSEEVGRDLVRQVASDFGIESDLAAGPALALGASESTLIEMTGAYAGILNGGSAVRPYGMTELRLMGENEPMFEQETGIRERVISESSARQLTYMMSRVVADGSGRRAALPDRPVAGKTGTTNSARDAWFVGFSADYVAGVWMGYDDNRPLSGVTGGGLPAEIWRQAMEQIHEDLPVRPLPMIDPIAEARTDQPDIFVDANGQQVPINPNTGEVLSTDADGVIRGPITPQGTRVPIGGGQGQGQGNIGDAVNNVLNRLFGPRQ, from the coding sequence ATGAGCCCTTCTGGCAATGGCAGGCGGCTGGTGGCCGACCGACGTGCGAGTGCAACTCCGAAGCGTAAAAGCGGCGGCGGAGGCAGTGGCGGCCCGCGAAAGCCGCGCAAACGTGCTGCACCGCGTCGCAAATCGCCCCAACGCGGCGGTGTTCTGGGCTTCTTTGCCCGTGTCATCCGTTTCATCTTCCGCCTGATCTGGAGCGTGATCTGGCGCAGCGCGGTTGTGGTGGGCCTGATCCTGGCTATCGCGACGGGCTACTACTATACGCAACTGCCCGAGGACGTTGGCGCGCTGCAAGACGCCCGCCAACGGGGATCGGTGACCTTGCTGGACCGCTATGGCGAAACCTTTGCTTGGCGTGGAGAGCAATTTGGCGGGGCGATTGCGCCTACAGACACCTCGCTTCATCTGGTGAACGCTGTGGTCGCCACAGAGGATCGGCGTTTCTTCCGGCATCTGGGTGTCTCGCCGCGCGGCATCGCCTCGGCCATTCGCATTAACCTTCGCGAGGGGCGGGGGCCGCTATCGGGGCATGGCGGCTCTACCATCACGCAGCAGGTCGCGAAACTTCTGTGCCTTGGTCACGGCTATGACCCCGAAGAATTTGAGACAGAGGCCGAGTATGAGGCCGATTGCCGACGCACAACCCTGTGGCGCAAGATCCAAGAGGTGCCCTATAGCCTTGCGCTGGAGCTGCGGTACTCCAAGGCGGAAATCCTGTCGCTCTATATGAACCGTGCCTATCTTGGGGCAGGTTCGCGCGGGTTTGAGGCCGCGTCGCAACGCTATTTCGGTATTTCCTCGACCGAGGTGAACCCGCAGCAATCCGCGATGTTGGCGGGCCTTCTGGCCGCCCCGTCCCGGTTTGCCCCAACCCGCAACCTTGAGCGTAGCCAGGAACGGGCCAATGTGGTGCTGAACCTGATGGAGCGCGAAGGCTACCTGAGCCCCGCAAGCGCCGACCGCGCGCGCGCCAACCCCGCGACCCTGTCGGCGGCGGCGAACCAAGACACGGGCGGCTACTTCGCCGATTGGATCATGGGCGAAATTCCAGACTTCCTAGGTGTCGACACCACGGAAGATGTCATCATCCGCACCACCTTCGACCCCGCCATTCAGGCGGCGGCAGAAGCCTCGATCCAGAACGTCTTTGCCAACCAAGTACGCGAAGGCTCGGAAGCTGAAGCCGCGATTGTGGTGATGAGCGCCGACGGCGCGGTGCGGGCCATGGTCGGCGGACGCGAGCTTTCCGGCGGCGGCATGTTCAACCGGGCAGTGCAAGCCGTTCGGCAACCAGGCAGTGCGTTCAAGCCCTTCGTTTACGCCACCGCCCTAGATCTGGGCTGGCGTTTTGACGACATGATCCTTGATGCGGAATTATGCCTGAACGTGCCGGGATCGGGGCAATATTGCCCCGAGAACTACACCCGGCAGTTCTACGGTATGGTGACGCTGACGGAGGCTTTGCAAAGCTCCCTCAACACCGCCGCCGTGCGTCTGTCCGAAGAAGTTGGCCGTGATCTTGTGCGGCAGGTGGCGAGCGATTTCGGCATCGAAAGCGACCTTGCCGCAGGCCCCGCCTTGGCACTTGGCGCGTCCGAATCCACCTTGATCGAGATGACGGGCGCTTATGCCGGCATCCTGAACGGCGGTTCCGCCGTGCGGCCCTACGGCATGACGGAATTGCGCCTGATGGGCGAGAACGAGCCAATGTTCGAGCAGGAAACAGGTATTCGTGAGCGTGTAATCTCGGAATCCTCGGCCCGGCAACTGACCTATATGATGAGCCGTGTCGTGGCCGACGGCTCGGGCCGACGTGCGGCGCTGCCGGATCGGCCTGTGGCGGGTAAAACCGGCACCACCAACAGCGCCCGGGATGCGTGGTTTGTGGGCTTCTCGGCGGATTATGTGGCGGGTGTCTGGATGGGTTACGACGATAACCGCCCGCTGTCCGGCGTGACCGGCGGTGGCCTTCCGGCGGAAATCTGGCGGCAAGCGATGGAGCAAATTCACGAGGATTTGCCGGTGCGGCCCCTGCCGATGATCGACCCCATTGCCGAGGCCCGGACCGATCAACCCGACATTTTCGTCGATGCCAATGGTCAGCAGGTCCCGATCAACCCCAATACCGGGGAGGTGCTAAGCACCGACGCCGATGGTGTGATCCGTGGCCCGATCACGCCGCAAGGCACGCGGGTGCCGATTGGCGGTGGCCAAGGCCAAGGGCAGGGCAACATTGGGGATGCCGTGAATAACGTGCTGAACCGACTGTTCGGCCCGCGTCAGTAA
- a CDS encoding SCO family protein yields the protein MTRNFALASAALIGVLMAGTGVAIFVAKAGDDDQFAQCREGVVAGGGGTIGGPFELVTEAGETVTDADVITEPTLMYFGYTFCPDVCPLDTVRNAEAVDILEEGGYSVLPTFVTVDPGRDTPEVMAAFTENVHPRMLGLTGTTEQTHAAASAYRVYYQVHDDGTDPYYLVDHTAFTYLMMPDTGFVEFFNRDVTPAEMAERTACFIDAAS from the coding sequence ATGACACGGAATTTTGCCCTCGCCTCTGCCGCGCTGATCGGCGTGCTGATGGCTGGAACCGGCGTTGCCATTTTTGTGGCGAAGGCCGGAGACGACGACCAATTCGCGCAGTGCCGTGAAGGGGTTGTGGCAGGTGGCGGCGGCACCATTGGTGGCCCGTTTGAACTGGTGACAGAGGCCGGGGAAACGGTGACGGACGCCGATGTCATCACCGAGCCTACGCTGATGTATTTCGGCTATACCTTCTGCCCTGATGTCTGCCCCCTCGACACGGTGCGCAACGCCGAGGCCGTCGATATCCTGGAAGAGGGCGGCTACAGCGTCCTGCCCACCTTCGTGACCGTCGATCCCGGCCGTGACACGCCCGAAGTGATGGCCGCCTTCACCGAAAACGTCCACCCGCGCATGTTGGGCCTGACCGGCACAACCGAGCAGACCCACGCAGCCGCCAGCGCGTACCGGGTGTATTATCAGGTCCACGATGACGGCACCGATCCCTACTACTTGGTGGATCACACGGCCTTCACCTACTTGATGATGCCCGACACCGGCTTTGTGGAGTTCTTCAACCGGGACGTGACCCCCGCCGAGATGGCCGAGCGTACCGCCTGCTTCATCGACGCGGCCAGCTAG